In Cicer arietinum cultivar CDC Frontier isolate Library 1 chromosome 7, Cicar.CDCFrontier_v2.0, whole genome shotgun sequence, a single window of DNA contains:
- the LOC101494528 gene encoding uncharacterized protein — translation MADIVNQLLAKPIQLADQVTKSAEEVSSSFKQECLELKSKTQKLASLLRQAARSSSDLYERPTRRIIGDTEQILDKALTLVLKCKANGLMKRVFSIVPAAAFRKMSSHLENSIGDVSWLLRVSAPAEERGYEYLGLPPIAANEPILGLIWEQIAILHTGSFDDRSDAAASLVSLARDNDRYGKLIIEEGGVVPLLKLIKEGKKEGQENGARAIGLLGRDSESIEIMIHAGVCSVFAKILKEGPMKVQTVVAWSVSELVSKYPKCQDLFAQHNIVRLLVSHIAFETVQEHSKYAIVSNKPISSIHAVVIASNSNNDFHSNDVKENQDQVKIRMPHPLGDKSTNQMHKVVASTMAMHAANKQQPNEGNEVSLSQNSQPQLVVSHTNGNGNANANAKHSSYSYSGINMKGRELEDPESKAELKAMAAKALRFLVKDNSGICRSITESRALLCFAILLEKGQEEVKYNSALALKEITAVAEKDPELRRSAFKPNTPACKAVVDQVLDIIGKEDKRLLIPCIKVIGSLARTFRATETRIIGPLVRLLDEREAEVSREAADSLAKFACNDNYLHLDHSKAIISSGGAKHLVHLVYLGEPAVQYSALKLLAYIALHVPDSEELAWVEVLGVLEWASKQPNRTQDETIEALLQESKSRLELYQSRGSRGFQKLHQ, via the coding sequence ATGGCAGACATAGTGAATCAACTATTAGCTAAACCGATCCAACTAGCAGACCAAGTAACCAAATCAGCTGAAGAAGTTAGTTCATCATTCAAACAAGAATGTTTAGAACTCAAATCCAAAACCCAAAAACTCGCTTCACTTCTCCGACAAGCCGCAAGATCAAGCTCCGATTTATACGAACGACCAACCCGCCGCATCATCGGCGACACCGAACAAATCCTCGACAAAGCACTCACCTTAGTCCTCAAATGTAAAGCCAACGGTCTCATGAAACGCGTCTTCAGCATAGTCCCCGCCGCCGCTTTCCGTAAAATGTCTTCCCACCTCGAAAACTCCATCGGAGACGTCTCATGGCTCCTCCGTGTCTCCGCTCCGGCGGAGGAGCGCGGCTATGAGTATCTCGGTCTTCCACCTATCGCCGCTAATGAACCAATTTTAGGTCTAATTTGGGAACAAATCGCGATTCTTCACACGGGATCCTTCGATGACCGATCCGATGCTGCTGCTTCTTTGGTTTCACTCGCACGTGACAACGACCGTTACGGAAAACTAATAATCGAAGAAGGTGGCGTTGTTCCTTTGTTGAAACTTATTAAAGAAGGTAAAAAAGAAGGTCAGGAGAATGGTGCTAGAGCTATTGGGCTTTTGGGCCGTGATTCTGAGAGTATTGAAATCATGATTCATGCTGGTGTTTGTTCTGTTTTTGCTAAGATTCTTAAAGAAGGTCCTATGAAAGTTCAAACTGTTGTTGCTTGGTCTGTTTCTGAACTTGTTTCAAAGTATCCTAAATGTCAAGACCTTTTTGCTCAACATAATATTGTTAGGTTGCTTGTTAGTCATATTGCTTTTGAAACTGTTCAGGAACATAGTAAATATGCAATTGTTAGTAATAAGCCAATTTCTTCTATTCATGCTGTTGTTATAGctagtaatagtaataatgactTTCATTCTAATGATGTCAAGGAGAACCAAGATCAAGTCAAAATTAGGATGCCACATCCTTTAGGTGATAAGTCCACTAATCAAATGCATAAAGTGGTGGCCAGTACTATGGCAATGCATGCTGCTAATAAGCAACAACCTAATGAAGGAAATGAAGTGAGTCTAAGTCAAAATTCTCAACCTCAGCTGGTGGTTAGTCATACCAATGGGAATGGGAACGCGAATGCCAACGCGAAGCATAGTAGTTATTCTTATTCGGGAATTAACATGAAGGGAAGGGAACTTGAGGACCCTGAGAGTAAGGCTGAACTCAAAGCGATGGCAGCGAAAGCGCTTAGGTTTCTAGTGAAGGATAACTCGGGGATTTGTCGAAGTATAACAGAATCAAGGGCTTTGTTATGTTTCGCTATTTTACTTGAAAAGGGGCAAGAAGAAGTGAAGTACAATTCTGCCTTGGCGTTGAAGGAGATTACTGCTGTGGCGGAGAAAGATCCTGAATTGAGAAGATCGGCGTTTAAGCCGAATACTCCTGCTTGTAAAGCAGTTGTTGATCAAGTGCTTGATATTATTGGTAAAGAAGATAAGAGACTTTTGATTCCTTGTATTAAGGTTATTGGGAGTTTGGCGAGGACATTTAGAGCAACTGAGACAAGGATAATTGGTCCGTTGGTTCGACTTCTCGACGAAAGAGAGGCTGAAGTATCGAGAGAGGCTGCAGACTCACTCGCGAAATTTGCCTGCAATGATAACTACCTCCACCTTGATCACTCCAAGGCAATTATAAGCTCCGGTGGTGCGAAACACTTGGTTCATCTTGTGTATCTTGGGGAGCCGGCGGTTCAATATTCAGCCTTGAAACTGCTAGCTTATATTGCATTGCACGTGCCAGACAGTGAAGAACTTGCCTGGGTTGAGGTTCTTGGAGTTCTTGAATGGGCATCCAAGCAACCTAACAGGACTCAGGACGAAACCATTGAAGCATTGTTGCAAGAATCGAAGAGTAGGCTGGAGCTTTACCAGTCTAGAGGTTCAAGAGGGTTCCAAAAACTACATCAATAG